A genomic segment from Thermus neutrinimicus encodes:
- the sufB gene encoding Fe-S cluster assembly protein SufB: MSEADLRALGEEYKYHFVDEVKPVFVAERGLTRRVIEAISYHKGEPEWMLKFRLRALEIFQKKPMPTWGPDLSGLDLDNLVYYVKPAETRDAKSWEEIPEEIRRTYERLGIPEAERKVLAGVGAQYDSEMVYHRVREELERQGVIFVAIEEGMKKYEDLFKEYFAKVVPPEDNKFAALNSAAWSGGSFVYIPPGVKVELPLQAYFRVNTPEFGQFERTLIIVDEGAEVHYIEGCTAPVYSTESLHTGVIEIVVKRGARSRYTTIQNWSTNMYNLVTQRALVYGDAFHEWLDGNLGSKVTMKYPSSYLLEPGARTEILSIAFAKTGQHQDTGAKIILGAPHTSGTIVSKSISKGEGRASYRGLVKVLEGAKGAKANVECDALLIDPESRTDTYPYIEIEENTAHVGHEATVSKINDEQIFYLQSRGLKEDEAAALIVRGFIEPIAKELPLEYAVELNRLIELEMEGSVG, from the coding sequence ATGAGCGAGGCCGATCTGAGGGCGCTGGGCGAAGAGTACAAGTACCACTTCGTGGACGAGGTCAAGCCGGTCTTCGTGGCCGAGCGGGGCCTCACCCGAAGGGTGATCGAGGCCATCAGCTACCACAAGGGAGAGCCCGAGTGGATGCTGAAGTTCCGCCTGCGGGCTTTGGAGATTTTCCAGAAGAAGCCCATGCCCACCTGGGGCCCCGACCTCTCGGGCCTGGATCTGGACAACCTGGTCTACTACGTGAAGCCCGCGGAAACCCGGGACGCCAAAAGCTGGGAGGAGATTCCGGAGGAGATCCGCCGCACCTACGAGCGCCTGGGGATCCCCGAGGCCGAGCGCAAGGTGCTCGCCGGGGTGGGGGCCCAGTACGACTCGGAGATGGTCTACCACCGGGTCAGGGAGGAGCTGGAGCGGCAGGGGGTCATCTTCGTGGCCATTGAGGAGGGGATGAAGAAGTACGAAGACCTCTTCAAGGAGTACTTCGCCAAGGTGGTCCCCCCGGAGGACAACAAGTTCGCCGCCCTGAACTCCGCCGCCTGGTCCGGGGGCTCCTTCGTCTACATCCCCCCCGGGGTGAAGGTGGAGCTTCCCTTGCAGGCCTATTTCCGGGTCAACACCCCCGAGTTCGGCCAGTTTGAGCGCACCCTGATCATCGTGGACGAGGGGGCCGAGGTGCACTACATCGAGGGGTGTACCGCCCCCGTGTACTCCACGGAAAGCCTCCATACCGGGGTCATCGAGATCGTGGTGAAGCGGGGGGCCAGGAGCCGCTACACCACCATCCAGAACTGGTCCACCAACATGTACAACCTGGTGACCCAACGGGCCCTGGTCTACGGGGATGCCTTCCACGAGTGGCTGGACGGCAACCTGGGCTCCAAGGTCACCATGAAGTACCCCTCCAGCTACCTCCTGGAGCCCGGGGCCCGCACGGAGATCCTCTCCATCGCCTTCGCCAAAACCGGCCAGCACCAGGACACCGGGGCCAAGATCATCCTGGGAGCCCCCCACACCTCGGGCACCATTGTCTCCAAGAGCATCTCCAAGGGGGAGGGCCGGGCCAGCTACCGGGGACTGGTGAAGGTGCTGGAGGGGGCTAAGGGCGCGAAGGCCAACGTGGAGTGCGACGCCCTCCTCATCGACCCGGAGAGCCGCACCGACACCTACCCCTACATCGAGATCGAGGAGAACACCGCCCACGTGGGCCACGAGGCCACGGTCTCCAAGATCAACGACGAGCAGATCTTCTACCTGCAGAGCCGGGGCCTTAAGGAGGACGAGGCCGCTGCCCTCATCGTGCGGGGCTTCATCGAGCCCATCGCCAAGGAGCTCCCCCTGGAGTATGCGGTGGAGCTGAACCGGCTCATCGAGCTGGAGATGGAAGGCTCCGTAGGCTAA
- the sufD gene encoding Fe-S cluster assembly protein SufD, with translation MQVLDKTQVEAISQALKEPGWVLEKRLRALEAFARLPYPSRKDEAWRYTDLSEAPLEGEVETPMGRKLSRDELPELVKRRLEKTDVSGFLVFVGPDLVYAEVPEELSAKGLVFTSLAEAMTTHPAQVEASLFQGVYVEDKFAAENSAFFTHGAFLYVPAGLEVEKPLGVFKVLEGGKASAGRSLLFLEDNAKAAYIEEYLSLDLPPTLHLSATEMVLRPGARLRHAHVQTLGNGVWHFHRQRALLERDAALNDLVVNLGGSYARSEVASELLGPGAESEMLGLYFGHGLQHFDHYTLQHHVEHHTRSDLLYKGAVKDEARAVFSGLIKLERGAQKTDAYQANRNLILSPTARVDSIPQLEIGANDVRCTHGSTTAPVDEMQLFYLQSRGLPQSLAQELLVKAHLADVLNRIPLKALRAHLEAVIEEKVRI, from the coding sequence ATGCAGGTACTGGACAAAACGCAGGTGGAAGCCATCTCCCAGGCTCTAAAGGAGCCGGGCTGGGTGCTGGAGAAAAGGCTAAGGGCCCTCGAGGCCTTCGCCCGCCTCCCCTACCCCAGCCGAAAGGACGAGGCCTGGCGCTACACGGATCTCTCCGAGGCCCCCTTGGAAGGGGAGGTGGAAACCCCTATGGGGCGCAAGCTCTCCCGGGACGAACTTCCCGAGCTGGTGAAGCGCCGCCTGGAGAAGACGGATGTTTCGGGCTTCCTGGTCTTCGTGGGCCCGGACCTGGTCTATGCGGAGGTGCCGGAGGAGCTTTCCGCCAAGGGCCTGGTCTTCACCAGCCTGGCCGAGGCCATGACCACCCACCCCGCCCAGGTGGAGGCCAGCCTCTTCCAGGGGGTCTACGTGGAGGACAAGTTCGCCGCGGAAAACTCCGCCTTCTTCACCCACGGGGCTTTCCTCTACGTGCCCGCGGGGCTCGAGGTGGAGAAGCCCCTGGGGGTCTTCAAGGTGCTGGAAGGGGGCAAGGCCTCGGCGGGCCGGAGCCTCCTCTTCCTGGAGGATAACGCCAAGGCCGCCTACATCGAGGAGTACCTCTCCTTGGACCTCCCTCCCACCCTACACCTCTCCGCCACGGAGATGGTCCTGAGGCCAGGGGCCCGGTTGCGTCACGCCCACGTGCAGACCCTGGGCAACGGGGTCTGGCACTTCCACCGGCAACGGGCCCTATTGGAGCGGGATGCCGCCTTAAACGACCTGGTGGTAAACCTGGGTGGGAGCTACGCCCGGAGCGAGGTGGCCTCGGAGCTATTGGGCCCGGGAGCGGAAAGCGAGATGCTGGGGCTCTACTTCGGCCACGGCCTCCAGCACTTCGACCACTACACCCTGCAGCACCACGTGGAGCACCATACCCGAAGCGACCTCCTCTACAAGGGAGCGGTGAAGGACGAGGCCCGGGCGGTCTTCTCCGGCCTCATCAAGCTGGAACGGGGGGCCCAGAAAACCGACGCCTACCAGGCCAACCGCAACCTCATCCTCTCCCCCACCGCCCGGGTGGACTCCATCCCCCAGCTGGAGATCGGGGCCAACGACGTGCGCTGCACCCACGGAAGCACCACCGCCCCCGTGGACGAGATGCAGCTTTTCTACCTGCAGTCCCGGGGCCTGCCTCAGAGCCTTGCCCAGGAGCTCTTGGTCAAGGCCCACCTGGCGGACGTCCTTAACCGCATTCCCCTGAAGGCCTTAAGGGCCCACCTCGAGGCGGTGATCGAGGAAAAGGTTAGAATCTGA
- a CDS encoding Rieske (2Fe-2S) protein — MWTPVAKLGDLENGRLVVKRPEHKKPILLLYTGEEVFALEDVCTHDDGPLHEGDVEDGEIICPRHGARFDLKTGRQTLPAPRPVKVFPARLEGDTILLDL, encoded by the coding sequence ATGTGGACCCCGGTGGCCAAGCTGGGCGATCTGGAAAACGGCAGGCTGGTAGTCAAAAGGCCCGAGCACAAGAAGCCCATCCTCCTCCTCTACACCGGGGAGGAGGTCTTTGCCCTGGAGGACGTCTGCACCCACGACGACGGCCCCCTCCACGAGGGGGATGTGGAAGACGGAGAGATCATCTGCCCCCGGCACGGGGCCCGTTTTGACCTGAAAACAGGCCGGCAGACCCTTCCCGCCCCCAGGCCCGTCAAGGTCTTCCCCGCCAGGTTGGAGGGGGATACCATCCTCCTGGACCTCTAA
- a CDS encoding CopZ family metallochaperone, whose product MLKLKVEGMTCKHCVMAVKKALMRVPGVEKAEVSLERAEALVEGKVDPEALIRAVEEEGYRAALAG is encoded by the coding sequence ATGCTTAAGCTCAAGGTGGAAGGCATGACCTGCAAACACTGCGTGATGGCGGTCAAGAAGGCCCTCATGAGGGTGCCGGGGGTGGAGAAGGCCGAGGTAAGCCTGGAACGGGCCGAGGCCCTGGTGGAGGGGAAGGTGGATCCCGAGGCCCTGATCCGGGCGGTGGAGGAGGAGGGCTACCGGGCCGCCCTGGCGGGCTAA
- a CDS encoding metal-sensitive transcriptional regulator yields MPRHHLHLDPKVREEAQRRLLSAKGHLEGILRMLEDPHVYCVDVLKQLKAVEGALDRVGEMVLRAHLRDHVATAHERGDVEEIVEELMEALKYR; encoded by the coding sequence ATGCCCCGCCACCACCTCCACCTGGACCCCAAGGTGCGGGAAGAGGCCCAAAGGCGTCTCCTCTCCGCCAAAGGTCACCTCGAGGGTATCCTGCGCATGCTGGAGGATCCCCACGTCTACTGCGTGGACGTGCTTAAGCAACTCAAGGCGGTGGAAGGCGCCCTGGACCGGGTGGGGGAGATGGTCCTAAGAGCTCACCTCAGGGACCACGTGGCCACCGCCCACGAGCGGGGGGATGTGGAGGAGATCGTGGAGGAATTGATGGAGGCCCTCAAGTACCGTTGA
- a CDS encoding heavy metal translocating P-type ATPase translates to MALEVKVGVKGMTCASCVVRVERALKRAPGVEEARVNLTTEEAFLRLQEGVDLKEVLKQVEEAGYEPVVARVEIPIRGMTCAACVARVERALKKLPGVLSANVNLATEKALVEYLPDTVTLPRLRQAIRDAGYEPLEVAQEEKQAPAYPTDLLLALPFAFLTLLLAMGPMLLPLPHLPPLFQALTALPVLYAGRRFFRQALAEMRHRALGMSTLVALGAGSAYLYSFLVLLFPTLFPKEARHLYLEAGAVILALILLGKHLEEKAKGKASEAIRKLLALRPKTARVVQEGKEREIPAEALIPRDLVRVLPGERIPADGVVVEGFSHVDEAMLTGEPIPKAKGPGDEVVGGTVNGEGPLLVRVSRVGEATVLAQMARLVEEAQAYKPRVQEVADRIASVFVPIVLLIALVTFGLWLLLGPGLSYAFVALLSVLLIACPCAMGLATPAAIAVATGRAAGMGLIFRKGQAIEGLARADTVVLDKTGTLTQGKPTLTETLGFALKPEEALRLAAALERGSEHPIAKAVLEAARNLNLPEAEGVRALPGEGIEGVVEGRRLYLGGPALMGRLKVPLPQEAQELSQKGYTPLYLADGERLLAAFGVFDPPKPEAKRVVAALKALGLKPVLLTGDHPVPARRVAEALGIQEVLAGVRPEGKVEAIRHLQAQGRKVIFVGDGINDAAALAQADVGIALATGTDIAVEAGDVILLSPSLEGLVHAILLSRRTLRTIYLNFFWAYAYNLLLIPVAAGVLYPFTGLLLNPMLAAGAMSLSSLFVLSNSLRLKGFRPQSLTGA, encoded by the coding sequence ATGGCACTGGAAGTGAAGGTAGGGGTAAAGGGCATGACCTGCGCCTCGTGCGTGGTGCGGGTGGAAAGGGCGCTCAAGCGCGCCCCCGGGGTGGAGGAGGCCCGGGTTAACCTCACCACCGAGGAAGCCTTCTTGCGGTTACAGGAAGGGGTGGACCTCAAGGAGGTCCTAAAACAGGTGGAGGAGGCAGGTTACGAACCCGTGGTGGCCCGGGTGGAGATCCCCATCCGGGGCATGACCTGCGCCGCCTGCGTGGCCCGGGTGGAAAGGGCCTTGAAGAAACTGCCCGGGGTCCTTTCCGCAAACGTCAACCTGGCCACGGAAAAGGCCCTGGTGGAGTACCTCCCCGACACCGTGACCCTCCCCCGCCTGCGCCAGGCCATCCGGGATGCAGGGTACGAACCCCTGGAGGTAGCCCAGGAGGAAAAGCAGGCTCCCGCTTACCCCACGGATCTCCTCCTCGCCCTGCCCTTTGCCTTCCTCACTCTCCTTCTGGCCATGGGGCCCATGCTCCTTCCCCTTCCCCACCTCCCCCCTCTTTTCCAGGCCCTCACCGCCCTCCCCGTCCTCTACGCCGGCCGGCGCTTTTTCCGCCAGGCCCTGGCGGAGATGCGGCACCGCGCTCTGGGCATGAGCACCCTGGTGGCCCTAGGCGCAGGAAGCGCCTACCTCTACTCCTTTTTGGTCCTGCTCTTCCCCACCCTTTTCCCAAAGGAGGCCCGCCACCTCTACCTCGAGGCGGGTGCGGTGATCCTGGCCCTGATCCTTTTGGGCAAGCACCTGGAGGAAAAGGCCAAGGGGAAGGCCTCGGAGGCCATCCGCAAGCTTCTGGCCTTAAGGCCCAAGACCGCCCGGGTGGTTCAGGAGGGGAAGGAAAGGGAAATCCCCGCCGAGGCCCTCATCCCTAGGGACCTGGTGCGGGTGCTTCCCGGGGAGCGCATTCCCGCGGACGGGGTGGTGGTGGAGGGCTTCAGCCATGTGGACGAGGCCATGCTCACCGGGGAGCCCATCCCCAAGGCCAAAGGGCCAGGGGATGAGGTGGTGGGGGGAACGGTGAACGGGGAAGGCCCCCTCCTCGTCCGGGTAAGCCGGGTGGGGGAGGCCACGGTCCTGGCCCAGATGGCCCGCCTGGTGGAGGAAGCCCAGGCCTACAAACCCCGGGTGCAGGAGGTGGCGGACCGCATCGCCAGCGTCTTCGTGCCCATCGTGCTCCTCATCGCCTTGGTCACCTTCGGGCTTTGGCTCCTCTTGGGGCCCGGCCTCTCCTACGCCTTTGTGGCCCTTCTTTCCGTGCTCCTCATCGCCTGCCCCTGCGCCATGGGCCTCGCCACCCCAGCGGCCATCGCCGTAGCCACGGGAAGGGCGGCGGGAATGGGCCTCATCTTCCGCAAGGGCCAAGCCATAGAAGGCCTGGCCCGGGCGGATACCGTGGTTTTGGACAAAACGGGGACCCTCACCCAAGGAAAACCCACCCTCACGGAGACCCTTGGGTTCGCCCTGAAGCCCGAAGAGGCCTTGCGGCTTGCTGCCGCCTTGGAGCGAGGAAGCGAGCACCCCATCGCCAAGGCGGTTCTGGAAGCAGCCAGAAACCTTAACCTACCCGAGGCTGAAGGGGTGCGGGCCCTGCCCGGGGAGGGGATCGAGGGGGTGGTGGAAGGCCGGAGGCTTTACCTGGGGGGCCCGGCCCTTATGGGGCGGCTCAAGGTACCCCTTCCCCAAGAAGCCCAGGAGCTTTCCCAAAAGGGCTACACTCCCCTTTACCTGGCGGATGGGGAAAGGCTTTTGGCCGCCTTCGGGGTCTTTGACCCCCCCAAGCCCGAGGCAAAGCGGGTGGTGGCCGCCTTAAAGGCCCTGGGCCTCAAGCCCGTCCTCCTCACCGGGGACCACCCCGTCCCGGCAAGGCGGGTGGCCGAAGCCCTAGGAATCCAGGAGGTCCTGGCCGGGGTACGCCCTGAGGGTAAGGTGGAGGCCATACGGCACCTGCAGGCCCAGGGGCGGAAGGTGATCTTTGTGGGGGACGGGATCAACGACGCCGCCGCCTTGGCCCAGGCCGATGTGGGCATCGCCCTGGCCACGGGCACGGACATCGCGGTGGAGGCGGGGGATGTGATCCTGCTCTCGCCAAGCCTGGAAGGGTTGGTGCACGCCATCCTCCTCTCGCGGCGTACCTTGAGGACCATCTACCTCAACTTCTTCTGGGCCTACGCCTATAACCTCCTCCTCATCCCCGTGGCCGCCGGGGTCCTCTACCCCTTCACCGGGCTTCTCCTAAACCCCATGCTGGCAGCTGGTGCCATGAGCCTCTCCAGCCTCTTCGTGCTCAGCAACTCCCTGAGGCTGAAGGGATTCCGGCCCCAGAGCTTAACCGGAGCTTAA
- a CDS encoding SHOCT domain-containing protein, with amino-acid sequence MWWCGNWGYMGWWGPLFGLLWFVLLGLFIYWLVRSLAPERRDRALEILRERYARGEIDKETFERMKRELA; translated from the coding sequence ATGTGGTGGTGCGGCAACTGGGGATACATGGGTTGGTGGGGGCCTCTTTTTGGCCTTCTCTGGTTTGTCCTCCTGGGACTCTTCATTTACTGGCTGGTGCGGAGCCTAGCACCGGAGCGCCGGGACAGGGCCTTGGAGATCCTAAGGGAGCGGTACGCCCGGGGGGAGATCGACAAGGAAACCTTTGAGCGCATGAAGCGCGAGCTCGCATGA
- a CDS encoding response regulator transcription factor yields the protein MRVLLVDDDPALLEVLGAYLRGARFEVLEAQDGERALELFPRADLVILDLMLPKLDGFRVLEEVRRERPELPILMLTARGEEEERVKGLELGADDYVVKPFSPKEVVARVKALLRRAGLKEELSYGPLRLLPKERQAYLEGKPLPLSQLEFDLLLTLAQHPGIVFTRERLLEKVWGPDFPGIDRVVDVHIAALRKKLMDDPENPRFIETVRGVGYRFREIDAPLR from the coding sequence ATGAGGGTTCTCCTGGTGGACGACGACCCGGCCCTCCTCGAGGTCCTGGGGGCCTACCTGAGGGGGGCTAGGTTTGAGGTTTTGGAGGCGCAGGATGGGGAAAGGGCCCTGGAACTCTTTCCCCGTGCCGATCTCGTGATCCTGGACCTCATGCTGCCCAAGCTGGATGGCTTTAGGGTCCTGGAGGAGGTGCGCCGGGAAAGGCCCGAGCTTCCCATCCTCATGCTGACGGCCAGGGGGGAGGAGGAGGAAAGGGTGAAGGGGCTGGAGCTAGGGGCCGACGACTACGTGGTCAAGCCCTTCAGCCCCAAGGAGGTGGTGGCCCGGGTCAAGGCCCTCCTAAGGCGGGCCGGCCTCAAGGAGGAGCTCAGCTATGGTCCCTTGCGCCTTCTTCCCAAGGAGCGCCAGGCCTACCTGGAGGGCAAGCCCCTTCCTCTTTCCCAGCTGGAGTTTGACCTCCTCCTTACCCTGGCCCAGCACCCCGGCATAGTCTTCACCCGGGAAAGGCTCTTGGAAAAGGTGTGGGGACCGGATTTCCCGGGCATAGACCGGGTGGTGGACGTGCACATCGCTGCCTTGAGAAAGAAGCTCATGGACGATCCAGAAAACCCCCGGTTCATAGAAACCGTAAGGGGAGTGGGGTACCGCTTCCGGGAAATCGATGCGCCTCTTCGCTAA
- a CDS encoding sensor histidine kinase, which yields MRLFAKLFLSHLLVALLALFLFFLLAEALAPSFYRGHVERMYHALSMMGGLMMGEALRRDLEEGLRSTLTTALLAALPLSVLGAALSASFASLRFSRTARLLAEGSRRMAQGEYRVRLPSLERDELGEVALHFNRLAEALERVEQSRVELIGTVAHELRTPLSALQAYAEALADGVMEPEKAAERIQQEVRAMSRLVRDLSLVSQVESGAVELHPEPLDPKGLLEQAAGRFRPAFQAKGVALEVAVPPFLPRVWADEERTLQVLANLLSNALRHTPEGGRVRLGAESMGQSVAFQVEDTGPGIPKEHLPHIFERFYRIDPSRSRQDGGTGVGLTIAKGLVEAMGGRIWVESQLGRGSLFCFTLPLYTGLTGKA from the coding sequence ATGCGCCTCTTCGCTAAGCTCTTTCTCAGCCACCTTCTGGTAGCCCTCCTGGCCCTGTTCCTGTTCTTCCTCCTGGCGGAGGCCCTGGCCCCCTCCTTCTACCGGGGGCATGTGGAGCGCATGTACCACGCCCTCTCCATGATGGGTGGGCTCATGATGGGCGAGGCCTTGAGGCGGGACCTCGAGGAGGGCCTCCGCTCCACCCTCACCACCGCCCTCCTCGCCGCCCTCCCCCTATCCGTGCTTGGGGCCGCCCTCTCCGCCTCCTTCGCCAGCCTGCGCTTCTCCCGCACCGCCAGGCTTTTGGCCGAGGGAAGCCGCCGCATGGCCCAAGGGGAGTACCGGGTGCGCCTTCCCTCCTTAGAACGGGACGAGCTCGGCGAGGTGGCCCTGCACTTCAACCGCCTGGCTGAGGCCCTGGAGCGGGTGGAACAAAGCCGGGTGGAGCTCATCGGCACCGTGGCCCACGAGCTCAGGACCCCCCTGTCCGCCCTGCAGGCCTACGCCGAGGCCCTGGCGGATGGGGTCATGGAGCCCGAAAAGGCGGCAGAAAGGATTCAGCAGGAGGTGCGGGCCATGAGCCGGCTGGTCCGGGACCTCTCCCTGGTCTCCCAGGTGGAATCGGGGGCCGTGGAGCTTCACCCCGAGCCCCTGGATCCCAAAGGCCTCCTGGAACAGGCGGCGGGGCGCTTCCGCCCCGCCTTCCAGGCCAAGGGAGTGGCCCTGGAGGTGGCGGTCCCCCCCTTTCTCCCCCGGGTCTGGGCCGACGAGGAACGGACCCTCCAGGTGCTCGCCAACCTGCTTTCCAACGCTCTCCGCCACACCCCGGAGGGGGGAAGGGTGAGGCTTGGGGCGGAGTCCATGGGCCAGTCCGTGGCCTTTCAGGTAGAGGACACCGGGCCCGGTATACCTAAGGAGCACCTCCCCCACATCTTTGAACGGTTCTACCGCATAGACCCCTCCCGCAGCCGCCAAGACGGAGGCACAGGGGTAGGGCTCACCATCGCCAAGGGTCTGGTGGAGGCCATGGGGGGAAGGATCTGGGTGGAAAGCCAGTTGGGCCGGGGAAGCCTTTTCTGCTTCACCCTGCCCCTTTACACGGGCTTAACGGGAAAGGCTTAG
- a CDS encoding CueP family metal-binding protein — MRKLLALALGVALGLAQTPSPETLKGLKPEEALALAKRWREEGQRVVSYVTPEAFFFQFPDGRKAQVALKDRFLLAIAPYVSRTHPCQVHYFSSCTGELQEEVFEVRVLEGEKEVLTTQVRTGKDGFFELWLPRNRRYTLEIRRGNLAATGPVGTFSQNPTCLTGFHLTSR; from the coding sequence ATGAGGAAGCTTCTGGCGCTTGCCTTAGGTGTGGCTTTAGGCCTAGCCCAGACTCCTTCCCCCGAAACCCTCAAAGGCCTGAAGCCCGAAGAGGCCCTGGCCCTGGCCAAGCGGTGGCGGGAGGAAGGGCAAAGGGTGGTGAGCTACGTGACCCCCGAGGCCTTCTTCTTCCAGTTTCCGGACGGCCGCAAGGCCCAGGTGGCCCTCAAGGACCGCTTCCTCCTGGCGATAGCTCCCTACGTGAGCCGTACCCATCCCTGCCAGGTCCACTACTTCTCCAGCTGTACCGGGGAACTCCAGGAGGAGGTCTTTGAGGTTCGGGTGCTGGAGGGGGAGAAGGAGGTGCTCACGACCCAGGTCAGAACGGGAAAGGACGGGTTCTTTGAGCTCTGGTTGCCCAGAAACCGCCGCTATACCCTGGAGATCCGCCGGGGGAACCTGGCAGCCACCGGTCCCGTGGGCACCTTCAGCCAAAACCCCACCTGCCTTACAGGCTTCCACCTCACCTCACGGTAA
- a CDS encoding WD40/YVTN/BNR-like repeat-containing protein codes for MRPLTLTLFLGLALAQTPLGPVPTRDVHALLWHPSGVLLLGHHDGIVAWTNGAPRDLVRRRDWDAMNLAWDGRRLIVAGHWVLAESRDLQRFRDLRPKGLPALDLHAYAIDPRKPEVHYALEATYGYFRSQDGGQTWARLTARGLPKVGMAFFLVDLKGRLWASLLERRLFLSEDGGKSFRPIPAPDPVPGPLALSPSGVLYLGGKLGLWQQTERGWRRLWQGTVLALAAHPQEEGLLAWVDARGTLWRGR; via the coding sequence ATGCGCCCTTTAACCCTTACCCTCTTCCTCGGCCTCGCCCTGGCCCAAACTCCCTTGGGCCCGGTGCCCACCCGGGACGTTCACGCCCTCTTGTGGCACCCCTCGGGAGTCTTGCTCCTGGGGCACCACGACGGCATCGTCGCCTGGACCAACGGCGCCCCCCGGGACCTGGTGCGGCGTCGGGACTGGGACGCCATGAACCTGGCCTGGGACGGCAGGCGCCTCATCGTGGCTGGGCACTGGGTCCTAGCGGAAAGCCGGGATCTCCAACGCTTCCGTGACCTAAGGCCCAAGGGCCTCCCTGCCCTGGACCTCCACGCCTATGCCATCGATCCCAGGAAGCCTGAGGTCCACTACGCCCTCGAGGCCACTTACGGCTACTTCCGCAGCCAGGACGGCGGGCAGACCTGGGCGAGGCTTACCGCCCGGGGCCTGCCCAAGGTGGGGATGGCCTTTTTCCTGGTGGACCTAAAGGGCCGCCTCTGGGCTTCCCTTCTGGAAAGGAGGCTCTTCCTGAGCGAGGATGGGGGCAAAAGCTTCCGCCCCATTCCCGCCCCAGACCCCGTCCCGGGACCCTTAGCCCTCTCCCCTTCCGGCGTCCTTTACCTGGGAGGAAAGCTTGGCCTCTGGCAGCAGACGGAAAGGGGATGGCGCAGGCTCTGGCAGGGCACGGTCCTAGCCCTGGCTGCCCATCCCCAGGAGGAGGGTTTGCTGGCCTGGGTGGACGCAAGGGGTACCCTCTGGCGAGGGCGCTGA